The following coding sequences are from one Hippopotamus amphibius kiboko isolate mHipAmp2 chromosome 9, mHipAmp2.hap2, whole genome shotgun sequence window:
- the LOC130829269 gene encoding olfactory receptor 52D1-like, which yields MSAYNKSDVHPSTFILIDIPGLEAARIWISIPFCAGYLLALLGNCSLLFIIKTDSSLHEPMYLFLCMVAVADLTVCTTAVPKLLSLFWFHDGEIHFEACVTQVFLIHSCSTMESGFFLAMAFDRYIAICNPLRHSAILTHSITWGMGLAIVLPGLALLSPHPFLLRWLPYCKTNIISHTYCEFMALIKIACAETSILRAYSLIVTFLTGGVDFILIVCSYVLILHTVFHLPSKDARLKTLGTCGSHVCVILVSYTPAFFSFLTHRFGHHVAPHVHIFVANIYLLVPPMVNPLIYGVRTKKIRDRFLKFFSFSKHLN from the coding sequence ATGTCAGCATACAATAAGAGCGATGTCCATCCATCAACCTTCATTCTCATTGACATCCCTGGGCTGGAGGCTGCCCGCATCTGGATCTCCATCCCCTTTTGTGCGGGCTACCTTTTGGCCCTACTGGGAAACTGCTCTCTTCTGTTTATCATCAagacagactccagcctccatgagcCAATGTACCTGTTTCTCTGCATGGTAGCTGTGGCTGACCTTACTGTGTGCACTACAGCTGTGCCCAAACTTCTCAGCCTCTTCTGGTTCCATGATGGAGAGATTCACTTTGAAGCCTGCGTCACCCAAGTGTTCCTGATTCACTCTTGCTCCACCAtggagtctggcttctttctggCCATGGCTTTTGACCGTTATATAGCCATCTGTAATCCATTAAGACACTCAGCTATTCTGACCCATTCTATAACTTGGGGAATGGGTCTAGCTATTGTACTCCCGGGCTTAGCACTTCTCAGTCCTCATCCTTTCCTGTTACGGTGGCTTCCTTACTGCAAGACCAACATCATTTCCCACACATATTGTGAGTTCATGGCCCTCATCAAGATTGCCTGTGCTGAGACAAGTATCCTCAGAGCCTACAGCCTCATTGTTACATTTCTTACAGGAGGAGTGGACTTCATATTGATCGTTTGTTCCTATGTCCTCATACTCCACACTGTCTTCCACCTCCCATCCAAGGATGCCCGACTGAAGACCTTGGGTACCTGTGGCTCCCATGTCTGTGTGATCTTAGTGTCCTATACTCCagccttcttctcttttctcaccCACAGGTTTGGGCACCATGTGGCACCCCATGTCCACATATTTGTGGCCAACATCTATCTTCTGGTCCCACCCATGGTGAATCCCCTCATCTATGGGGTAAGGACCAAGAAGATACGGGACAGGTTTCTTAAATTCTTCAGTTTTTCAAAGCATCTGAATTAA
- the LOC130829405 gene encoding olfactory receptor 51G2-like — MATANCSNTLSSTFYLTGIPGYEEFHHWISIPFCLLYLVGIMGNCTILHIVRTDPRLHEPMYYFLAMLSLTDMGMSLPTMISLFRVLWSISREIQFHTCVVQMFFIHTFSFTESSVLLAMALDRYVAICHPLRYATVLTPTLITKIGIAALLRSAFPVIPLLARLAFFPFCHSHILSHSYCLHQDMIRLACADTEFNVIYGLVLITVLWGMDSLGIFVSYVFILHSVVRISSKVGRFKALNTCASHICAVLILYVPMIGLSLVHRFAKHSSPLIRIFMAHIYLLVPPVLNPIIYSVKTKQIRQGVLRLLFP; from the coding sequence ATGGCAACGGCAAACTGCAGCAATACCCTGTCCTCCACATTCTATCTCACGGGTATCCCTGGATATGAGGAATTTCACCACTGGATTTCCATCCCATTCTGTCTCCTCTACCTTGTTGGAATAATGGGTAACTGTACCATCCTGCATATTGTCCGGACAGACCCCAGGCTCCATGAGCCCATGTACTACTTCTTGGCCATGCTTTCCCTCACTGACATGGGCATGTCCTTGCCCACAATGATATCACTCTTCAGGGTGTTGTGGTCCATTTCCAGGGAGATCCAGTTCCATACCTGTGTGGTCCAAATGTTTTTCATTCATACTTTCTCCTTCACTGAATCATCTGTGCTCTTGGCCATGGCCCTTGACCggtatgtggccatctgccacccactACGATACGCTACCGTTCTCACTCCAACACTTATCACTAAAATTGGAATCGCAGCCCTGCTTAGGAGTGCCTTTCCTGTGATTCCACTTCTGGCCCGGCTGGccttctttcccttctgccaCTCCCACATCCTTTCTCATTCTTACTGTCTGCACCAGGACATGATCCGCCTGGCCTGTGCTGACACTGAATTTAATGTTATATATGGGTTGGTTCTGATCACTGTGCTCTGGGGCATGGACTCTCTGGGCATTTTTGTGTCTTATGTTTTCATCCTTCACTCAGTTGTAAGAATTTCTTCCAAGGTGGGGAGATTTAAGGCCCTCAACACGTGTGCATCCCACATCTGTGCTGTACTTATTCTATATGTGCCTATGATTGGGCTATCTCTTGTCCATCGTTTTGCCAAACACTCTTCCCCCCTCATCCGCATCTTCATGGCTCATATCTACTTGCTAGTTCCACCTGTGCTCAACCCAATCATCTATAGTGTGAAGACCAAGCAGATCCGCCAAGGAGTTCTCCGCCTCCTTTTCCCCTGA